The DNA region TTGGAAATATCCCCCTTTAAATTGATGCCCCCTTCCAAATACGATGGTGCAATAAATTTCCAGGGTATCTACGCGCAGTATTTTAAGATAAAGCGATTCATTATCACAAAAGTATTGCGTAGAAAATATTTGGTCGCTGTTGATGATGTTGATCAAAGTGACATATCAAATAATTAAAAAGAATAATTTACAATCCTCAGTTTTAGACATTTAAGCCAATTCTCATCAATTTCATTTCTGGTATTGTCGGATGAAATTGATGAGAGATGGATTTTTTGTCTTATGAAAAACGATTGGCTTATTTATTGGAACTGGTCACTAAAGGTCGGCTACGTTCTCTTGATGACGTTGCCGGAAGATTCGACTGCAGCACTCGTACCGTCAAGCGGATGATCAATCATCTTCGTGATCAAGGGCATCAGATTCAATACGATCGTCTTGAAAAAAAATATTTTTTAAAAAAAGATGAGTGACATTTTCTGTCACTTATGCGGATATATTTTTGTTACAACCTATGAGAGTTGCAATTATATATACCGCACAATTTTTATTGATCTTACTTTGGCTGTATACTGCCTCAAGTAAGCTGTTTCAGTATGAATTATTCCGTCAGTCTTTAGACCGACAGCATTTTTCTTCCTTATTAACCCATTTACTTTATTGGGCCTTACCTGCAGCTGAATTAGGATGCGCGGCATGCATTTTATCTACGCGGACTTTACGATTGGGTTTTTGGATATCCGAAACGTTGTTGACCATATTTACGGTATATATTATCCTGGTATTATTAAATTTTTTTGAAAATGTTCCTTGTTCTTGCGGCGGGGTGATTGAAATGCTTACCTGGAAAGGTCATCTTTTTTTTAACCTATTCTTTATAGTCGTAAATACCCTTGGTTTAATTTCATTAGCTGGGAAAGGAGGTCAGTTTTCAGACAGATAAACATCAGAATTGTTCACCGTGATTGTCAGGAACGATCCGGAAACACAGGATGTGCCGAAAACCCGCAAAAAGAGTAGGCATATTTATTTAATCACATAGTATTTATTATTTCAAACTCAAAAACACGATTCCATATGAAAAAGGTAATTATCCCTGCAGCAGCAGTTGCTTTAGCATTATCGTTTAGCGCATTCACTTCCGCTAAAAAAGTAACCAGCAATTTTTTTGAATACACGTCTTCCTCGTTAGCCGAAAGTGCTATAAAAAACCGAGCAAATTATCAGGCGGCCTCATCTGATGCTGCCTGCACAGCCAGCCAAAATGTCTGTGGCGTGGTTTTATCGACTGCAAAAGACATTGGCACGTTACCGGATGCGACCGAGTTTGCATCGCAAACTGCTGATCTTTGGGCCTCACAACAGGGGCATTCAGCAACCAATGGTGATATAGAAATGAAACCATAAACTGTGCAAGCATCTGATTCGTATCAAGGGGAAATCCCCCTTGCTACGGATTTTGTTCGAGTCCGCTGATATTAACAGCATTTTGATCGATAGCAAAAACGTACCTATCCGCATTTGGTGGTAATTGGTAAACCACATTATTAATATTCCTGGTTAACGTAATTTTATTGGTTTCACTTAAATTTAATCTTCTAAGGTCTATCCATCTGAGGGACCTAAACGGCAGTTCCTTTCGTCGCTCTGCAATAATAGCGTTTACAAGCGCTGATACATTGTTATAGGTCAATGGAATAAACGTTCCTTTCTTCCATCGATTTTGCAACAGCATGTTGAGGTCTGCGGCACCATCACTCAAATTACCGTTTCTTGCGTAGCATTCCGCCCTCGTCAGGTACAATTCGTTAGTGGCGATGCCTGTGAATAGGGCTGCTGTATTCAAACCAGTATAATTGCCCTTAAATGATTTGGAACCGTTTGCATTCGTTCTAAATAATATAGCTTTCCTTAAATCATTTGCCTGGTAGCTGCCATATAACACTGTGTCTACCTTGGCCCTTGAAGATAACAAAGCTGACGGGGCACTGGTCCTGGCATCATACAAAACCTCGTCATTAAATTGCTTAAAAGGAATTGTAGCGGTTGATGAGATGGCATTATAATCCATTAAAGTTCCATACGATTTAAGTGCGGAATCAGCGTAGATGCCTGCATCTTTAAAATCTGACATGGATAAATAGATTCTTGCCAGTAAACCCCAAGCGGCCGGCCGGCTTGGAAGATATTTTTGGGTAATTTTTATAGGTAATAATGGTAATGCTTGTTTCAGATCGCCAATTATTGAAGTATAAGCATCTTCAACTGATCCTCTTTTGGGTTTGACGTTAACATTAGAGGTGTTTCTGATAGCTATGCCAAGATCAGAGCCAGCTGTAGCTGAATTATACGGCTTTGAATAAAGTTGACTTAAGGAAAAATGATACGAGGCACGGATAAATAAGGCAGCCCCTTTAACATTATTTAATTGAGAATCAGTGGCAGGGGTGATTTTTGGTAAGGCATCCAATATAACGTTCATATATTCAACAGCATTGTATGCGGCTGTATAATCCCCAATGTTTAAGCTATATTTTGTCCATAGATAGTAATTGTTCTGGGGATTTGTAAGCGAGTTATAATCTGCAGTAGTCAAATAATAATCATCTGAGGCTACCTCAGAAGCAGAAGGATAACGGGCATTTACAAAATTGTAATTGTAAATGATCCCATACAGATCATCAATCGTTGATGGGGTTGAAATGCTTTGGTCAGGTTTACTGTCAAGATATTTTTTGCAACCGCTTAACGAACTAACAAGTATGCAAAGTGACATAGAAAGGTAAACCCGGGTAAAGGTTAGTATGTAAGTCTTTTTCATTTTAAAAATTTGCTTTAAAACCTAAGGATATATTCATTGGATTTTTAAGACCATATAGGAAGTCTGGGTCTAACTTTGACTTATTAGCTTTCCAAACCATCCAATTTAACTGGTTGGCATAAGCATATATCTCCAGCCGTTTTAAGCTGGCTATATTTATAAACTTTAGGGTATAACTTAAATAAATATCATTGACCTTTATATTGTCAGCTTTTTCAGCATTTATCGAAGCAAACTGGTAAAAATTATCGCGCTGCCAATCAGAAGGATAAACAAAGGACGGGACATTGGTATGAGCTTCATCACCGCTTTTTTGCCAGCGGGAGTCATAATCAGGATAGCCCATGCCGGTGTTATAAAGGACATCTGAGTTAGTGGTTGGCTTAAGGAACCAGTATTTAAGTCTATACGTCAAATTGACTACTAATGACAAATCATGCCAGCTGAATGAGTTCCTGAAATTGCCGTAGAATAAAGGCACGGCACTTCCGATGATATCTTGCTTATCAATTGAATTGGAAAGTATCGCATTATAATCTTCACTGACATTTCCGTTCACGTAACCTCGCGGATTACCATTCTGGGGATTAAGCCCGGCCCATTTGAAGGTTACAATCTGGTACGGATTATATCCGACGATCGGAAATATATATGTTCCGGAACTTACCAGGCCCTCCGCAGAAGGCGGATTAAGTAACTTGGTGGTTTTATAATTTGAATAGTTAAATAGAAAACTTGAAGTCCATTTTAGACTACCTTGCAGGTTATCTGAATTGAGTATTAATTCAAGGCCTTTTCCAAAAATACTTGCAGAATTTAAATTAGCAGAATTAAATCCTACCGTCGGGTCCAATAATACGCTATTAACCAAGTCTTTTGAGTTTTTAGTATAATAATCAATGGACCCTGAAATACGTTTGTCTACGAAGGCAAAATCAAGCCCTGCGTTAAACGTTTTAACCTGTTCCCAACGAAGATTGGGATTTTCCGGTGAGCTGATATTGACATAAGGCAGACCTATTGGGTTCCTTGACGCGGCTGCATAGGTGATCCTTGTCAACCCGGATTGACTTGGCGAAATGTTTCCACTGGACCCGTAAGAAAAACGGGCACTCAGGTCAGAAAGCCAATCAGAACGGAAGAATTTTTCATTTGATATACGCCATAGGAAACCGGTTGACCATAACGGCACCCATTTATTATTCGTTGATACCCCAAAGATATTCGACGCATCCCTACGCGCACTGGCGGTCAATGTATAGCGATTATCGTAACTGTACGAAGCATTGGCGTACGCTGAAACAAAGCGGGTCCTAATCAAGGTAAATCTGGTGCCGTCGGTAATCGCCGAACTCCCATAAATGTTATCATAAGTCGGGTGCAAGGTTGCATAATCAACTTTCTGAGAGGTCAGAGTGTTGGGGTTATAGCCATAAGTAGTGGCGTACTGAACAGAAGAAGTATTTTCTCTTATTTCTCCACCGGCAATTGCATGAAACTCATGCTTTGAATTCCAGGTTTTATCAAAATCGAGTTGTGCACGGCCCGCCTGTTGAAGAATATTTCCGTTTTGGGTCGAGAGAATGTTGCCTTTAGGTACATAGTAAGTTAACTGGTTATTCGTAACTGAAGTAAAAGTGTTGATATAATCCCTCACGCCATAAGTATTCATGTTCTGATCATTATTCACCCACGAGGAAGTCTTATCATACTGGTATTTAGCGTCCACTTTTAACCAAGGTAGAATTCTGTAAGTACTTGAAAGATTAACAAGGACATCGGTCTGTCCTGAAGTATTGTTATTTTCATGAAGGTTTTGCAGGGGGCGATACTTCCAATCCAATAATTTCCCGTTGCCCGCAGTATCAGTAAATGCTCTGCTGTAATAGAGGTCGATTGCTGCCGGACTGCCGTCAGGATTAATTAAGCGCGCATATGGAGCTATGGCATTCGTACCGGTGCTGTAACTGCCGAATCCTCCCGGACTATTTTGACGAGCAGTATTTTTGGTTAGAATAATATCCGATTGAATCAGCAGATCCTTCGTGATTTCGATGGATTGATTGGAGCGGATAGTTATTCTGTTGTTATCATTTCCAACCAGTGAGGCAAGATTTTTATCATATCCTGCGGAAAAAATATACCTGTAACTCCTGGCTGAACCAGAAATATTGGCATAATATTGTTGCTTAACCTCACCGCGGTACAAATATTTTTCCATATCGGATCTCACATCCTGTCCGCGAAGAACATTAATGGCACTTTCAGCCTGGGCATTGGTAATCTCCCCGTTCTTGGCCCGGTTTAAGATATCCGCTACGGGGGGTATTGGGCTAAAGTAAGGGCTGTTAATATTGCTATCATAAAAACCCTGTGTAAACAATTGCTTTTGTAGTTCGATAATATTATTTACCGATGCTGTTCGCGCT from Mucilaginibacter sp. SJ includes:
- a CDS encoding helix-turn-helix domain-containing protein; protein product: MDTIGEKIRIQRVVKKYSQEYMAFALEISQAAYSKIERGETKLKLDRIYEIAEVLEISPFKLMPPSKYDGAINFQGIYAQYFKIKRFIITKVLRRKYLVAVDDVDQSDISNN
- a CDS encoding DeoR family transcriptional regulator, producing MDFLSYEKRLAYLLELVTKGRLRSLDDVAGRFDCSTRTVKRMINHLRDQGHQIQYDRLEKKYFLKKDE
- a CDS encoding MauE/DoxX family redox-associated membrane protein; protein product: MRVAIIYTAQFLLILLWLYTASSKLFQYELFRQSLDRQHFSSLLTHLLYWALPAAELGCAACILSTRTLRLGFWISETLLTIFTVYIILVLLNFFENVPCSCGGVIEMLTWKGHLFFNLFFIVVNTLGLISLAGKGGQFSDR
- a CDS encoding DUF6520 family protein; amino-acid sequence: MKKVIIPAAAVALALSFSAFTSAKKVTSNFFEYTSSSLAESAIKNRANYQAASSDAACTASQNVCGVVLSTAKDIGTLPDATEFASQTADLWASQQGHSATNGDIEMKP
- a CDS encoding RagB/SusD family nutrient uptake outer membrane protein yields the protein MKKTYILTFTRVYLSMSLCILVSSLSGCKKYLDSKPDQSISTPSTIDDLYGIIYNYNFVNARYPSASEVASDDYYLTTADYNSLTNPQNNYYLWTKYSLNIGDYTAAYNAVEYMNVILDALPKITPATDSQLNNVKGAALFIRASYHFSLSQLYSKPYNSATAGSDLGIAIRNTSNVNVKPKRGSVEDAYTSIIGDLKQALPLLPIKITQKYLPSRPAAWGLLARIYLSMSDFKDAGIYADSALKSYGTLMDYNAISSTATIPFKQFNDEVLYDARTSAPSALLSSRAKVDTVLYGSYQANDLRKAILFRTNANGSKSFKGNYTGLNTAALFTGIATNELYLTRAECYARNGNLSDGAADLNMLLQNRWKKGTFIPLTYNNVSALVNAIIAERRKELPFRSLRWIDLRRLNLSETNKITLTRNINNVVYQLPPNADRYVFAIDQNAVNISGLEQNP
- a CDS encoding SusC/RagA family TonB-linked outer membrane protein, translating into MKKVFTRITILLLLIISSKSVIGQNGFRLYGDVNFEGKPLPGVSITLKNFGATSSTDSSGHFWIFSKNAKDTLVLTHVGFKTAMKPISDDTKQPVHIVMEPITTNLKEVVVSSGYQEIPKERATGSYFKIDKKLLDQRVSPDIISRLDGVSSGVLFDNHDANAQTIQIRGLSSHNYANQSPLIILDNFPYAGDINNINPNDIESITVLKDAAATSIWGAKAGNGVIVIDTKKAKANQPLSLTLSSNITLSPKINLYSARTASVNNIIELQKQLFTQGFYDSNINSPYFSPIPPVADILNRAKNGEITNAQAESAINVLRGQDVRSDMEKYLYRGEVKQQYYANISGSARSYRYIFSAGYDKNLASLVGNDNNRITIRSNQSIEITKDLLIQSDIILTKNTARQNSPGGFGSYSTGTNAIAPYARLINPDGSPAAIDLYYSRAFTDTAGNGKLLDWKYRPLQNLHENNNTSGQTDVLVNLSSTYRILPWLKVDAKYQYDKTSSWVNNDQNMNTYGVRDYINTFTSVTNNQLTYYVPKGNILSTQNGNILQQAGRAQLDFDKTWNSKHEFHAIAGGEIRENTSSVQYATTYGYNPNTLTSQKVDYATLHPTYDNIYGSSAITDGTRFTLIRTRFVSAYANASYSYDNRYTLTASARRDASNIFGVSTNNKWVPLWSTGFLWRISNEKFFRSDWLSDLSARFSYGSSGNISPSQSGLTRITYAAASRNPIGLPYVNISSPENPNLRWEQVKTFNAGLDFAFVDKRISGSIDYYTKNSKDLVNSVLLDPTVGFNSANLNSASIFGKGLELILNSDNLQGSLKWTSSFLFNYSNYKTTKLLNPPSAEGLVSSGTYIFPIVGYNPYQIVTFKWAGLNPQNGNPRGYVNGNVSEDYNAILSNSIDKQDIIGSAVPLFYGNFRNSFSWHDLSLVVNLTYRLKYWFLKPTTNSDVLYNTGMGYPDYDSRWQKSGDEAHTNVPSFVYPSDWQRDNFYQFASINAEKADNIKVNDIYLSYTLKFINIASLKRLEIYAYANQLNWMVWKANKSKLDPDFLYGLKNPMNISLGFKANF